AGAGCGCAGGTTGAGGCGGGTGCGGTCAGCGCGATGCGAACGTAGCGCCGCAAAAACCGCGCTTTCATTCCATGCCGTCTTGCCGCCTTGAGAGGCCGTCGAATATCCAACCCTATCAACGGTCGTGAGTTCATATTGACAATCGGCCTTTTTTTTTACTACCCGTTTCGCGATACAAATTATGAGTTCGCTCAGCGGAACGAGCCGTCCGTTATCCAGCTGGGTCCATTCTTTCAGCGTAGTTGCGGCGTCAAACGGGAAATCCATGGCAGGCAAGGACAACAGTTCCGAAACATTGGCCAAGGGCCTCTGGATCCTCGACATTTTCGGCGATGACGACGTCGGTTACACCCTTTCCCAGATTTCCCGCCGCACCGGCATCAATAAGACTTCCATCTACAGATACGTCAACACGTTCTGCGAGCTCGGCTTCCTGAAGCGCGACGACCGCACGGGTCTCTACCGCCTGGGCGTGCGCATGCTGGCCCTGGCCCACGCCATGCTCGAAAAGAGCGAGTTGGAGCGCGCCGTCAAGACCCAGGTCGACGCCGCCCACGAGCGTCACGGCGTGCACATCGACGTGGGCATCCTGTCCGGCGACGCCATCTACCTCATCTACCGCCGCGAGTCCCAGGACACCAAGGCCTTCCGTTCCTTCAGCTACGGCTCGGAGCCCTACTACCTGGCTGCGGGCAAGGCGGCCATGGCCTTCATGGACCGGGAGGAACTCGCGGCCCTTGTGGGCCGGCTGGAGCTTTCGCCCAAGACCGACAAGACCGTCACATCGCCCGAGGCGCTGCTGGCCGACCTGCGCGAATCCGCCGAGCGCGGATACACGCGCAACCGGGAGGAGTTCGTGCCTGGGCTCATCGCCATCGGCGCCCCCCTGTACAGCCTGCGCACGGGCAAGGTGGTGGGCGGGGTCAGCTTCGACTCCTCCACGGACCGCTACTCCATGGATGAGTTCGAGAAGCGTTTCGCCGGCTACCTCGTGGAGCTGGCCAAGAAGATTTCCGCAGTGGTGTCCTGGTAGGAAAAGGATTACTGTTGCGCAGGAACCCCGCGGGGTTCGTCCGGATGGGGAGAAAAGGGGCTGTGGCGTTGTGCTTCCGGCCCCATGGCAGACTCGCTGTGTCCTTCGCCGCTGAGGCGCCGGTACCGCCCTGCGAGGCATGTCGGATTTCAACATTCACTGGAGGAGTTTGAGATGAAAAGACTTGTAGTCCTGTCTCTGGTTCTGGCCATGGTCTGCGGCTTTGCCGGCATGTCCCTGGCTGCCGACGACACCGTCCGCATCGGCGTGTTTCTTCCCCTGACCGGCCAGAACGCCTTCGGCGGCCAGCTGGAACTGGAAGGCGTGCAGATGGCCCACAAGGAAATGGGCGAGATCATGGGCAAGAAGGTCGAACTGTTCGTCGTTGACAACAAGTCCGACAAGGTCGAGTCCGCCAACGCGGTCAAGCGCCTGATCGAAAAGGAAAAGGTCCAGGCCATCATCGGTACCTACGGATCCTCCCTGGCCATGGCCGGCGGTGAAGTGTCCGAAAAGGCCGGCATCCCCCAGGTCGGCACCAGCTGCACCAACCCGCTGGTCACCCAGGGCAAGAAGTACATCTTCCGCGTGTGCTTCATCGACCCCTTCCAGGGCGCCGGCGCAGCCACCTACGCCTTCAAGGACCTGGGCGCCAAGAAGGCCGCCCTGCTGATCGACGTGGCCAACGACTACTCCGTGGGTCTGGCCAACTTCTTCAAGAAGTCTTTCAACAAGATGGGCGGCGAGATCGTGGCCACCCTGAACTACCAGTCCGGCGACCAGGATTTCACCGCTCAGCTGCAGGAAATCATGTCCAAGGAGCCTGACGTTCTGTTCATCCCCTCCTACTTCGCCGAAGGCGCCATCATCATGAAGCAGGCCAAGGAGTTGGGCTCCAAGTTCAAGATCATGGGCGGCGACGCCATGGACAACCCCGAAATCACCGCCATCGGCGGCGACGCCGTGGAAGGCTTCATGCACACCACCTTCCCCTACGATCCGTCCATGCCCGACATGAACCCCGTGGCCAAGAAGTTCACGGCTGACTGGTCCAAGGCCAACCCCGGCAAGGACCCCAACGTCAACGCCGCCCTGGGCTATGACGCCTACATGATCATCATGGACGCCATCAAGCGCGCCGGCTCCGCCGAGCCCCAGGCCATCACTGACGCCCTGGCCGCCACCAAGGGCTTCGTCGGCGTGACGGGCACCACCACCATCAACGAGACCCACGACGCCGAAAAGCCCGTCGGTCTGGTCATGATCAAGGGTGGCAAGAAGACCTACGTCGGCAGCATCACTCCCGAACTCTAATCCTCTGATCTCGCGCCTCGGGCGCGACGGCGGCAGGGGTCCGGCCCCTGCCGCCACATCAGAAAAGGACTTTCCATGAACCTGGCAACTTTCATCCAGCATTTTCTGAACAGCCTGACCCTCGGCAGTCTGTATGCGCTCATCGCCATCGGCTACACCATGGTCTACGGCATCCTGCGGCTGATCAACTTCGCCCACAGCGAAATCTTCATGCTCGGTGCCTATCTCGTGTTCTGGGGCATCACGCTTTTCCACCTGCCCTGGCCTGTGGCCATGGTCGCATCCATCATCCTGGTCGCGGGCATAGGCATCCTCGTGGACCGCATCGCCTACCGGCCCTTGCGCGACGCTCCCCGCATCTCGGCCCTGATCAGCGCCATCGGCGTCTCCTTTTTCCTGCAGAACGTGGCCATCGTCTTCTTCCAGGCCATCCCGCGGCAGGTCTACCGTCCTGCCTGGCTGGAGAACCCCATGCTCTGGGGCGACGTGCGCGTCCTGCCCCTGACCCTCTTCGTGCCGCTGCTGTCGCTCTTCCTCATGCTGGCCCTGGTCTACATCGTGTACCACACCAAGGCGGGCCTGGGCATGCGCGCCATCAGCAAGGACATCGAGACGAGCTACCTCATGGGCGTGTCCGTGAACAAGGTCATCGCCCTGACGTTCGGCATCGGCTCGGCCCTGGCCGCGGCCAGCGGCATCATGTGGGCCCTGCGGTACCCGCAGCTGCAGCCCATCATGGGCGCCATCCCGGGCTTCAAGGCCTTCATCGCGGCCGTGTTCGGGGGCATCGGCTCCATCCAGGGCGCGGTCATCGGCGGCGTGGCCCTGGGCTTCATCGAAATCATGACCGTGGCATTTTTCCCTGATCTGGCAGGATACCGCGACGCCTTCGCCTTTGTCCTGCTGATCGGCATCCTGCTGGTCAAACCGACAGGCCTGCTGGGCGTCAAGACGGAGGACAAGGTCTGATGAACCGCTCAACGACAATACTGCTCAACCTCGTCCTGATCGGCTGCCTGGGACTTTTCCTGTGGTGGGCCGAAGGGAATCTGGACGGCTACAAGATCCAGATCCTGAACCTCATCGCCGTGAACATCATCCTGGCGCTGTCACTGAACCTCATCTACGGCTTCACGGGCATGTTCAGCCTCGGGCACGCCGGCTTCATGGCCATCGGCGCCTACGTCTGCTCCATCCTCATCATGACGCCGGAGCAGAAGGAGACGCTCTTCATCCTGCAGGAGGCCCTGCCCTGGGTGCAGAACTCCCACGCGCCGTTCCTGATGGCGGTGATCGCCGGCGGGGCCGTGGCGGCCCTCTTCGGGCTGGTCATCGGCGCGCCGCTGCTGCGCCTGGGTGACGACTATCTGGGCATCGCCACCCTGGGCTTCGCCGAGATCGTGCGCGTCATCGCCAACAACATCCCGCGCGTGACCAACGGGGCGCTGGGTTTCAAGGGCATCCCCGACCACGCCAACCTTTGGTGGAACTACGGATGGTGTCTGTTGACCCTCTACTTCGTGATCCGCATCCTGAACAGCAACACAGGCAACGTCTTCAAGGCCATCCGCGACGACGAGACCGCGGCCAAGGCCATGGGCATCAACGTGTTCAAGATCAAGCTCCTGTCCTTCACCTTCGGCGCCTTTTTCGCAGGGGTGGGCGGGGCGTTGCTGGCCAGCCTGCTGACCACCATCGACCCCAAGATGTTCCTCTTTACCCTGACCTTCAACGTGCTCATGATCGTCGTCACCGGCGGCCTGGGTTCCATCACCGGTTCCATCCTGGCCGGCACGGGCATCACTGTCATGCTGGAGTGGCTGCGCTTCGTGGAGAACCCCGTGACCATCGGCGACTGGACCCTGCCCGGCATTCCCGGCATGCGCATGGTCGTCTTCTCCCTGGTGCTCATCCTCGTCATCCTCTTCCGCCGCGAAGGGATCATGGGCATGCGCGAAATCCACTGGGGCACCGTGGCTCGGTTCATGAAGGGAGGCAAGGCATGAGCATGATTCTCGAAACCAAGGGCCTGACCATGCGCTTCGGCGGCCTGGTCGCCGTCTCGGACTTCAGCGCCAGCATCCCCCAGGGCAGCATCACGGGCCTCATCGGACCCAACGGCGCCGGCAAGACGACCTGCTTCAACATGGT
The Desulfomicrobium escambiense DSM 10707 genome window above contains:
- a CDS encoding IclR family transcriptional regulator is translated as MAGKDNSSETLAKGLWILDIFGDDDVGYTLSQISRRTGINKTSIYRYVNTFCELGFLKRDDRTGLYRLGVRMLALAHAMLEKSELERAVKTQVDAAHERHGVHIDVGILSGDAIYLIYRRESQDTKAFRSFSYGSEPYYLAAGKAAMAFMDREELAALVGRLELSPKTDKTVTSPEALLADLRESAERGYTRNREEFVPGLIAIGAPLYSLRTGKVVGGVSFDSSTDRYSMDEFEKRFAGYLVELAKKISAVVSW
- a CDS encoding ABC transporter substrate-binding protein gives rise to the protein MKRLVVLSLVLAMVCGFAGMSLAADDTVRIGVFLPLTGQNAFGGQLELEGVQMAHKEMGEIMGKKVELFVVDNKSDKVESANAVKRLIEKEKVQAIIGTYGSSLAMAGGEVSEKAGIPQVGTSCTNPLVTQGKKYIFRVCFIDPFQGAGAATYAFKDLGAKKAALLIDVANDYSVGLANFFKKSFNKMGGEIVATLNYQSGDQDFTAQLQEIMSKEPDVLFIPSYFAEGAIIMKQAKELGSKFKIMGGDAMDNPEITAIGGDAVEGFMHTTFPYDPSMPDMNPVAKKFTADWSKANPGKDPNVNAALGYDAYMIIMDAIKRAGSAEPQAITDALAATKGFVGVTGTTTINETHDAEKPVGLVMIKGGKKTYVGSITPEL
- a CDS encoding branched-chain amino acid ABC transporter permease; translated protein: MNRSTTILLNLVLIGCLGLFLWWAEGNLDGYKIQILNLIAVNIILALSLNLIYGFTGMFSLGHAGFMAIGAYVCSILIMTPEQKETLFILQEALPWVQNSHAPFLMAVIAGGAVAALFGLVIGAPLLRLGDDYLGIATLGFAEIVRVIANNIPRVTNGALGFKGIPDHANLWWNYGWCLLTLYFVIRILNSNTGNVFKAIRDDETAAKAMGINVFKIKLLSFTFGAFFAGVGGALLASLLTTIDPKMFLFTLTFNVLMIVVTGGLGSITGSILAGTGITVMLEWLRFVENPVTIGDWTLPGIPGMRMVVFSLVLILVILFRREGIMGMREIHWGTVARFMKGGKA
- a CDS encoding branched-chain amino acid ABC transporter permease, yielding MNLATFIQHFLNSLTLGSLYALIAIGYTMVYGILRLINFAHSEIFMLGAYLVFWGITLFHLPWPVAMVASIILVAGIGILVDRIAYRPLRDAPRISALISAIGVSFFLQNVAIVFFQAIPRQVYRPAWLENPMLWGDVRVLPLTLFVPLLSLFLMLALVYIVYHTKAGLGMRAISKDIETSYLMGVSVNKVIALTFGIGSALAAASGIMWALRYPQLQPIMGAIPGFKAFIAAVFGGIGSIQGAVIGGVALGFIEIMTVAFFPDLAGYRDAFAFVLLIGILLVKPTGLLGVKTEDKV